In a genomic window of Kwoniella newhampshirensis strain CBS 13917 chromosome 8, whole genome shotgun sequence:
- a CDS encoding serine/threonine-protein kinase SSN3 → MASAMTSSSVMVDPMHAYRAKRDRERRTVLKTYKILGFISSGTYGRVYKALLLPAPRSTSKGTLPSSTRAALSIPKEKIPSPSMSSTSSSTQDPLHNPELCMRPGDKPAKEGEVFAIKKFKPDKEGDVLTYAGISQSAAREIMLNRELHHRNLVALREVILEDKAIYMVFEYAEHDFLQIIHHHSQTTRTPIPSPTLRRLLHQLLCGVHFLHSNFVLHRDLKPANILVTSAGVVKIGDLGLARLWHKPLAQGGLFGGDKVVVTIWYRAPELILGSKHYTAAVDLWAIGCIYAELLALRPIFKGDEAKMDGKKSLPFQRDQMGKMCEVLGPVKPEQWPGIVHMPEYKTYLSSGPYPNPNPLPTWYSSRSGSGQGYDLLTKLFEWDPARRLTAREALAHPWFQEEGGVSAKSVFEGSIVTYPTRRVTHEDNGDAKMGSLPPSMAAPRLPSSSNFRPASGTLAQPARKKTRL, encoded by the exons ATGGCGTCAGCTATgacgtcttcttcggtcATGGTCGATCCTATGCACGCTTATCGTGCAAAGAGAGACCGAGAGCGACGCAC TGTTTTGAAGACGTACAAGATCCTTggcttcatctcgtcag GCACGTATGGAAGAGTGTACAAggctcttctccttcctgctcCCAGATCGACGAGCAAAGGcactctcccttcttccactcgAGCAGCATTGTCAATACCGAAAGAGAAGATACCTTCCCCCTCCAtgtcctcgacctcttcttcgactcaAGACCCATTGCATAACCCGGAACTATGTATGCGCCCCGGAGATAAGCCGGccaaggaaggagaagtctTTGCCATCAAGAAGTTTAAGCCTGATAAAGAGGGCGATGTCCTGACTTATGCTGGAATAAGTCAAAGTGCAGCGAGAGAAATCATG CTTAACCGAGAATTGCATCATCGGAATCTGGTTGCCTTGAGAGAAGTCATATTAGAAGACAAAGCTATTTACATGGTATTCGAATATGCCGAGCATGACTTCCTT CAAatcattcatcatcattcccaAACCACCCGAACTCCTATCCCCTCTCCTACCTTGCGTCGACTCCTGCATCAACTCCTCTGCGGTGttcacttcctccattCCAACTTCGTCTTACACCGTGATCTGAAACCGGCAAACATCTTGGTCACCTCCGCGGGAGTCGTCAAGATTGGAGATTTGGGTCTAGCGAGACTGTGGCATAAACCTTTAGCTCAAGGAGGTCTTTTCGGTGGAGACAAAGTTGTGGTCACTATTTGGTACAGAGCTCCGGAGTTAATACTGGGCTCCAAGCACTATACTGCAGCTGTCG ATCTTTGGGCTATCGGATGTATATACGCCGAGCTGCTTGCGCTTCGCCCCATATTCAAGGGAGACGAAGCGAAGATGGATGGCAAGAAGTCATTGCCTTTTCAGAGGGACCagatggggaagatgtGCGAAGTGCTCGGCCCTGTGAAAC CCGAACAATGGCCCGGAATCGTGCACATGCCCGAGTACAAGACATACCTATCGTCAGGCCCTTACCCAAATCCTAATCCATTGCCGACATGGTACTCGTCTCGTTCAGGATCTGGCCAAGGCTATGATCTCCTGACGAAACTGTTCGAGTGGGATCCTGCCCGTCGATTAACAGCAAGAGAGGCTTTGGCTCATCCCTGGTttcaggaggaaggaggggttTCAGCAAA GAGCGTTTTTGAAGGAAGTATTGTGACGTATCCCACACGTAGAGTGACCCATGAAGATAATGGTGATGCGAAGATGGGCTC GCTACCTCCGTCAATGGCTGCTCCGAGATTACCATCTAGCAGTAACTTCAGACCAGCTAGTGGAACGCTGGCACAGCCAGCtaggaagaagacaagattATAG